The Terriglobus sp. TAA 43 sequence CATCCGGTCTTGTGCAATCTACGCTCGGCACAGGTACGACAGTATCTTCTTATGACCCTATGTTTGCAGGGGATTTCAACGTTCATCACTTTGCAGAGCCGCTCTCGAACCTGTTGCTCAACGGTGTACCCATTCTGCAATCCAATACGGTTGCAGGCGACATGAGCCTTCAACAAGCATTTGCTACCGGAACCAGCGTGAAGGTCAGCTTCTCTGGTGATCGTGTGGCCACGAACAGTAAGGGCAACTTCCTGAATCCGCAGCTCGACAGTTACTTCCGCGTGCTAGTTCAGCAACAACTGCTTGCAGGTTTCGGCCTCGGTCCAAACCTTCGTTATCTGCGTATTGCAAAGAACAACCAGAAGATTTCCGATGCTGCTTTCCGTCTGCAGATCATCGCAACGGTCTCGCAGATTGAAAACATGTATTGGGATCTTGTCAGTGCATGGCAGGACGAACGCGTGAAGCAAGAGTCTCTCGACTTTGCTCAGAAGACCCTTGAGACCGGACGCCAGCAGCTTGCACTGCAGGCCATTCCTGCTATGGACGTACTTAAGGACGAAGCAGAGGTTGCAAAGCGTGAACAGGATCTCAGCATTGCAAAGTCTACGCTGGAGTTTCAGTCGCTACTGTTGAAGAACGCACTGACACGCAACCTGGATGATCCAACGCTGGAAGCGATGCCTGTGGTTCCCATGGATGTGTCGCGTCCGCTGCAGCCTATGCCCACAGGCGATGAGCTTGTCACACGCGCATTGTCCTCACGGCTGGAAATGGAAGAACAAAACCTGGATCTGAGCAATCGTCAGATCAGCCGCAAGGCGGCAAACAACGCACTGCTTCCCACGGTTGCGCTAACCGGCTACTGGGCAGGTACAGGCCTTGCTGGCGTGAACAATCCGCTTGCCGGCGTCACTCCCACAGTCCCTTCAGACTACGGCGGAGCACTCCGCAACGCCTTCAATGGGAGTGCCCCGGATTACTATGTGGGCGTCAACGTCAACATTCCTATCCGCAACCGCGTGAACAAGAGCGATCAATATCGTTCGGAACTGGAGTATCGCCAGGCGGAGCTGCTGCTTCAGCAGTTAAAGAAGCAGATTCGTATCGAAGTCCGCAACGCCGAGTATGCTTTGCGACAGGCCGAAGCTCGCGTTGTCTCCGCGGACAAGGCACGCGACCTGGCGCGCCGCACCTTTGACATCATGCAGCAGGAACAGAGCTTTGGTGCGGGCAGCGCTGTACAAACCCTTGCAGCACGCAATGACCTTACGACTGCTGAATCCGCCTACTTCGCAGCCGTGGATGCACGTGAAAAGGCTCGTGTCGAATTGGAGCGAGCCGGTGGTATGACATTGGAAAACAATGGCATATCGATAGAATCAGCTAAGCAGGGTCAAGCACAGCTTTCAGCCACAGCAACTGTGCAAACACAAACGCCCTAGTCGCATCAGGAAACACTTTGGAAACCGTATCAAACTCGTCGCATCACGCTGCTGCCCTGGCAACGCAGCAGCGTCCCTGCCGTCTGTTGTTAGCGGATGACCAACCGCACATTCTGGACGCGCTGGAACTTCTTCTGGAACCGGAAGGATATGTGCTTGAGCGTGCGGGTACACCTGCGCTGCTTATCTCTGCACTATCCAGCGAAGACTTCGACGGCATCCTGATGGACCTGAATTACACCCGCGACACCACCAGCGGCGAAGAGGGTCTTGCACTCATCGAACGCATTCGCGGACACCATGCGCATCTCCCCATCATCGTGATGACAGCGTGGGGCAACATCGATCTTGCTGTAAAAGCAATGCACAGCGGCGCGAGCGATTTCATCCAAAAGCCGTGGGACAATACGCGACTGCTGACCGTATTGCGCACCCAGCTTGAGTTGTACCGGATGCAGCGCTCTGCTGCACTGCTGGAAGCAGAGAACAAGATGCTCCATACAGAAGGCGCTCCGGTCATGATCGCAACGGCGCCTTCCATGCAGCGCGTGATGGAACTGATCTCACGCGTTGGTCCCTCGGATGCCAACGTTCTCATCACCGGCGAACATGGCAGCGGCAAGGAAGTCGTCGCACAAACGCTGCATCGCATCTCGCTCCGATCGCAGCGCACCATGGTCGCTGTGAATACCGGTGCGCTCTCGGAAGGCACCTTTGAAAGTGAACTCTTTGGCCACGTCAAAGGTGCGTTCACAGACGCCCGCGCAGAACGTGTTGGCCGATTCGAACTCGCGCACGGTTCGACTCTTTTTCTTGATGAAATCGCAAACGTCCCTCTGCGCCAGCAGGCCAAACTCTTACGCGTACTGGAAACCGGAGAGTTTGAACGCCTCGGTTCCTCGCGCACGCAGAAGTCGGACGTCCGTGTCATTTCTGCCACCAACGCCGATCTCCGTTCCGCTGCAGCCGCAGGCACCTTCCGCCCTGATCTTCTCTTTCGCCTTAATACGGTAGAGATCAGCCTGCCGCCTTTGCGCGAACGGCGCGAAGATATTCCGCTGCTGGCGGCACATTTCCTTTCACGCTACGCCGCACAGTATCGCCGCCCCGTACATGGCTTTGAGCCTGCTGCGCTGGAACGCATGTTGTACTACGCATGGCCCGGCAACGTGCGCGAACTGGATCATACGCTGGAACGCGCCGTCTTGATGGCACGCGCGGAGTACCTCTCGCTCTCAGACCTTGCTCTCCAGGCAGACGGCCCCACAACCACGAACTCTCTGGATGAAATGGATCTTGAGGCAGTGGAAGCGCACCTGGTCCGCAAGGCACTCAATCGGTATCAGGGCAACGTGAGCGCCGCAGCAGAGGCACTGGGACTAAGCCGTGGCGCTTTATATCGCCGCATGGAAAAATATGGCCTTTAGCCGCAGCACGCAAGTTGCGCTGCTCGCTGGAGTGACTCCATGAAGGAAGAAGAACGTTCCGAAGTCTTTCTGGATTCCGCGCCATGGAAGCCCGGACAAGACGGCACACAATCCTCGCGCAGCGTGAGCTACGAACTGCGCATGCGATTGTGGCTTGCGGCAATCGGCGCAATTCTCCTGTTGCTCAGCGGCACGTTATTCCATACATGGGGCGTCGATGGCTTCACCAATAGCGTTGCGCTTCTCACTCTCGGCATCCTCTGGCTCTTCCTTGCAGAGCGCGCGCTTCACCGTATCGTCACGCCTCTGCAAACACTCACAAATGTCATCGCAGCCATTCGCAGCGAGGACTTTTCATTTCGTGTGCGTGGAGCACGACGTGGCGATGCCGCAGGCGATCTCGCCAAGGAAATCAACCTGCTCTCTGAGTCGCTGCAGGCACAGAAACGTGACGCGACTGAAGCGCGAGCATTAGTCGATCGCGTTCTCTCCACTATGGACGCGCCAGTACTGGCGTTCGCAGAGGATGGCGCATTGGCCATGGTCAATCGCGCTGCCCGTACTGCACTGGGACTACAACTCACAGACATAGGCCGCGCGGCAGAAGAACTACAAGTGGAATCGCTCCTCGAGTTAGAGGACAGCACATTGATGCCGCAACCGCCCCGTGGCCTTGCCGGACGATGGATGCTTCGACGCAGCGCCTTCCGCCTGCAGGGCCGTAGGCATTTGCTGGTGATGTTGACCGAGATTGGCTCAGCACTCCGCGAAGAAGAACGCCAGGCATGGCAACGACTCATCCGGGTTCTAGGCCACGAGATCAATAATTCGCTTGCCCCAATCAAGTCCATTGCCGGAACACTGCAACTGCGTCTCGCCCCCGAGATAGATTTTGAAAACACTCCCTCGAGAGATGCGCAGTTAAGAAAAGGCCTCGCCATCATTGAGGCGCGTGCTGACTCTCTCAATCGATTCCTGCAGGGCTATCGCAAGCTTTCCACCCTGCCTGCGTTGCAACGTCAGCCGGTTGCAATCCTCGCGTTCATGCAACAGGTCACGGCTCTGGATCATGGTGTTCCTGTAACCATCACTGAATCCGAAGATCGTATCGCTTTGATCGATCCGGTGCTGATGGAACAGGCAATGATCAACCTTCTCAAGAATGCAGCAGAGGCCACACTGGAGCGTTCGACGCACGAAGGCAGCGCCACCCGGCCGATTGAAGTCATGTGGCGAGTTGCTGGCGACGATCTCATCATCGAAATCCGCGACTACGGCCTGGGCGTCCTGAACGAATCCAACCTGTTCGTGCCCTTCTACACCACCAAACCGGAAGGCAGCGGTATCGGCCTACTGCTGACTCAGCACGTCGTGGAGGCCCACAGCGGCACCGTCCAGCTTGCAAATCATCCCTCCCGGGTGGGTTGCATCGTCAGCATTACCATCCCCGCCTGACTTCGTTCGACACGCGAAGTAATTGCCACAGCCATCCCCTTCCGGCTATGCTTCAGGCGAACCTACCTTCACCTGAACCTCCGGAGCAGATCCGATGCGACGCTTGATCGCGGCACTACTTTTCACCACCGTCCTCTCTGCGAAAGCGCAGCAACCGGCCTATCAAAACACCTCTCTCTCGCCCGAGCAGCGCGCCGCAGACTTGGTGGGGCGCATGACGTTGGAAGAGAAAGCTGCGCAGATGGTCAATGGCGCCGCTGCCATTCCCCGGCTCAACGTTCCTGCATACGACTACTGGAATGAAGCGCTACACGGTGTCGCTCGCTCCGGCTACGCCACCATGTTTCCTCAAGCCATCGGCATGGCCGCCACATGGGACGCGCCTCTGCTGAAAACCATTGGCGATGTCATCTCCACCGAGGCACGCGCCAAGAACAATGAAGCTCTGCGCCACAACAATCACGACATCTACTTCGGTCTCACATTCTGGTCGCCGAACATCAATATCTTTCGCGATCCCCGGTGGGGGCGTGGGCAGGAGACCTATGGTGAAGACCCGCACCTGACTGCGCAGCTTGGTGTGAACTTCATAGAGGGTCTGCAGGGTACCAACCCCAAGTACTACAAGGTGATCGCGACACCGAAGCACTTTGCCGTGCACTCGGGCCCGGAGGAAAGCCGCCACCGCTTTGACGTGCAGCCTTCGCCGCATGATCTGTGGGACACCTATCTGCCGCAGTTCCGCGCGGCCATCGTCGATGCCAAAGCCGACTCCATCATGTGCTCCTATAACCGCATCGATGGCGCTCCCGCATGCGGCAGCAAGACTCTGCTAGCGGACATCCTGCGCAACGACTGGAAGTTCAAGGGCTTCGTCACCTCAGACTGCGGCGCCATTGACGACTTCTACCGCAGCTACGGACACAAGACCGATCCCGATGCCGAACACGCGGACAAGACCGCTCTGCTCGCTGGTACTGACACCAACTGCGGAGGCACCTACAAGAAGCTGGATTCCGCAGTGAAGGCCGGACTCATCAAGGAGTCAGACATCGACGTGAGCCTGCGCCGACTCTTCGAGGCACGGATTCGTCTGGGACTCTTCGATCCGCCATCGATGGTTCCCTATGCGCAGATTCCCTTCAGCGCGGTGAACTCACCTGCGAATGCTGCGGTGGCAAAACGCGCAGCAGAAGAGTCGATGGTGTTGTTGAAGAACGATGGCATTCTGCCCCTGCGGGGGGAGAAGTACAAGACGGTCGCCGTCATTGGTCCCAACGGTGCCGCGTTGTCGTCACTGGAAGGCAACTACAACGGACAGCCGCATGATCCGGTGATGCCGGTCGATGCATTGCGTACGTCACTCAGTGGCACACGTGTGCTGTATGCGCCGGGTGCGCCGTATGTCGCGGGCTTTGCCATGCCGGTCTCGCGCACCATGCTGCATCCCGCCAAAGGCTCGCAGGAGCATGGTCTGAAGGCGGAATACTTCACCTCGGCGAACTTCAGCGGTTCGCCCGTCACCACACGCGTCGATCCGGAGCTGAACTTCGACTGGTCGGGAGTCAGCCCGCTGCGCGCTACTCCTGCCGGGCCCTTTGCCGTGCGGTGGAGTGGCACCATCAGCGCACCGGCGGCGGGTACGTATGAGTTCCTGGTGAAGACCGGCCGTTGCCGCGGCTGTGGTCCCGCGCAGGGATACACCGTCACGGTGGATGGCAAACAGGTCACCGAGCTGAAGCGGCAGGCTCCTGTCGCTCCGGGAGGTCGCATCAACGGCACCACGGGATTGCCTGAGGTGGATCGCGCCAACCGTCCCGGCGTATTCCAGATCACCTTTGACGACACCAAGCAGGAACACGACATCACGGTAGAGTTCTCCCGGGACTCTGCATCCGCTGGTTCCGGCATCCGCCTGGAATGGTCGCCCAAGCCCGAGACGCTGCTGCCTGAGGCCATTGCCACCGCGAAGCAGGCGGATGTTGTGATCGCCATGTTGGGCCTGTCGCCCGACCTGGAAGGCGAAGAGATGCCGGTGAAGCTGCCGGGCTTTGTGGGTGGCGACCGTTCCGACATCAACCTGCCTGCATCGCAGGACGAGCTGCTGAAGCAGATCGTCGCTACCGGCAAACCAACCGTCGTCGTGCTGCTGAATGGTTCGGCACTCGCCGTGAACTTCGCCGATGAGAATGCCAATGCCGTATTGGAATCCTGGTATCCGGGTGAGGCCGGAGCGCAGGCTATTGCCGACACGTTGACGGGTAAGAACAATCCCAGCGGACGCTTGCCGGTGACCTTCTATAAGGCCGAAAGCGATCTGCCTGCCTTCGACGACTACTCCATGAAGAACCGGACCTATCGGTACTTCACGGGTGCGCCACTGTATGGCTTTGGTTATGGCCTGAGCTACACACGCTTTGCCTACTCCGGGCTCAAGCTGTCTACAGCGAAGCTGAAGGCGGGTGAACCGCTGACCGCCGAAGTGACGGTGAAGAATACCGGCAAGATGGCTGGCGAGGAAGTAGCGCAGCTTTACCTTCTTCCTCCTGCAGACGGCAATGGTGGACTGTCGCCGAAACAGCAACTGGAAGGGTTCCGGCGCGTTTCGCTGAAGCCCGGTGAAGCGAAGAAAATCACCTTCACGCTTTCTCCGCGCCAGCTTTCCGAGGTGGATGCGCAGGGTGTGCGTGCCGTGCAACCGGGCAGCTACTCCATCGCCGTTGGCGGGGCGCAGCCGAAGGACGCTCGTGCCACGGCCGCAGCACAGACAGCAGCCTTCACCATCGACGGAACGCAGGAGTTGCCGCACTAGCCAAGCGCAGGTGGGGGTACCCCCTCCCCCCGTTTCTCTAAAATCGTCTTTCTATTGGAGTTACGGATTCTGTGCCGCTAAAATCGTCTTTCCATTGGAGTTAGCGGCAAAATCGTCTTTCTAAAAGAGTTAGGGCCGCGCACAAGCGCGGCCCTTTCCGTCTATTTCTATTCTAGTGAATTCGCGGAAATACCATGCCAACTCTATTTCTTTTCTTTTGTTGGGTTTATTCGCATAGAGGGCTTGACAGCATTTACTCGGAAACCGGCTGAGTCACGTTGTCCACGACGATGACATCGATGGGGCCTTTTGCGGATTGCAGGCGGAGGCCGAGTTGCTCTCGGATAACGGTGAAGAGCGTGGCGTCGTCGGATTCTGGCGAGGGATCGGTGGCCCAGCGAATTTGAAAGTCGTACTTGCCGGTGAGTCCGGTGTGGTCTTCAACGGTGCGGCCTGCGCGCTTCTGAATGGATTTCGCGAAGTCCGTCATGGAGACGTTGGTGACCCGCATATCAATGCGGCGGTCGCCATTCATGCTCATGTTCATGGGCGTGCCTGGTTTGGTTTCCTTTAGTGCCGGGCCGATTTTGCCGGGCTTATCGACGACGAGCCAATAGACAGGGCCTTCGCGCTGATCGCGATGGAAGCGGAAGCCGAACTGATCCTGCAGCAGCGAGAGAATCAGTTGCTGGAACTGTTCCGGGTTGGTGATCTCCGCATGGTCGGCGATGGTGGCCTGCATGTCGAAGAGTTCGCTCTCTGTCCACGCAGGCGCATTCACGATGGCTTTGGGATCGATGCCGAACGCGGTGCGAATGAGCGTTTGCACCGTGGTGGCGGTGGCAACGAAGCGTCCGCCGATCACCTGGCGGTTCGATGGATCATCGCCAGTGATTTTGTGCGGATGAACTACAGCAACTTCAACATGGATGGGCTTTGTTTGCGCGTGCAGTGTGGGGACAACAAGCGCAAGAACGAGCGCACAGGTGGAAAGTCGCATGGATTGGTCAGCCTCCCCGTGCGATACGCGAAACTTTGCCCCTGGGTTCCGTGGATTGTTTGCCCGTGGAGACTTCTAACTTCGCCACTGTGATCAAGCCGGGCGTATTCTTTCCCCGGGAGGGCATCATGGCTGACAGGCTCACCTCAATGTTGCGGGATTTTGCAGCTGGACGCACTGACTTGATATCCGGGCTGATCGAAGCGGCTGTTGATCCGAATAGTGAGGATGAAAGCGGAGTCTCGCTTCTGCAGTGGTGCTCTTACTACGGAGATGTCAGCGCGATGCGATACCTGCTCTCGAAAGGTGCAAGCCTGACTTCTTTGGGCGAAAACTTTGACCTGAACGGAGCTTGTTTCCATGGGCACTGGAGGTTATGCAAATTCCTCCTGGAGCAAGGAGCCGACCCGAATTTCATCGATATCCGAACCGGCGAGAGTCCCCTTCATAGCACATTGTGCACAACGGATCGCGTCCGGCACGACCGAGTGCTGGAGGTACTGCTCTACAGCGGCGCAAACCCGAATGTAGCCACGAAGAACGGTGTGGAGACAGAAGGTTTTATGCGTGATGCGAGGACAAAGGGCGAAACACCGTTGCATCGTGCCGCAGCCTTTGGATGCGAAGACACCATCGAGCTGCTTCTCAAACATGGCGCCAGAGTGGATGCCCGAGATGCGAACGGAGAGTCTCCACTGAGCTGGGCGAGCTGGTATCTTCGGCCTGATCCCATTTTGCGGCTGCTCTGTTTCGATAAGTTCAGAGTGCGTCCTGACCGAAAATCGATGCGAGCGAACCTGGTGGGATTTCCCTCGGTTCCGTAATTTGCTCTTCGTGCGCGATCGGGTATCGTGCTGGGAATAGCGTCTTAAGTTAGTGCTGGCCACAGGACCACTCTTGCGACTCATACTCACTTTGCTTCTATGCATCAGCATGAGCTGTGCTGCACAAACCTTTGAGGCCGCCTCGCTGCGCCTGCTGCCAGAAGGTGCAAAGCCCGATTACACCCAGCTTGACGTTCTGGATGCCACGCATCCGGGCATCTGGAAGGCACCTTCGCTCCTCACCATCGATCTCAACCTATTCGAGATGATCGTCACTGCCTACTCCGTCTCCAACAGCGGCATGCATGACGCGCTTATGGCGCAACTGCCGCTCTGGGCAATGAAAGAGACGTACCACCTCACCACCCGCATCCCCGAAGGCGCAACGCTCGCCGACCTGCGGCTCATGCTCCAGGCGCTTCTCAAAGAACGCTTCGCACTCGCCACACATTGGGACAACCGCACGATGCCCGTCCTGCTGCTTCAGCAGGCTGGCACGTCAACCAACCTTGCGCCCTTTAAAGGTATGTGCCAGCAACAACCCGCGAACTGCACCAGTGACTTTCGTTGGAAAGACGGCATGGTTCACATGGCCTTCACCGGCCAAACCATGTCACAGATTGCAGACACGCTCAGCGGCCTGGGCCACTACATGGGTGGGCAAAAGCGCGGGCCTATCGTCGATGACACCAACTTACCCGGCCAGTGGAACTCGACGATCGACTTTTCGCCGCTTATGGGAACCAACGAAACTCAGGGCGATACCTTCGCAACGGCGCTGAAAAAGCAGATGGGCCTGACGCTCAAACCTGCCGAACGCCCAGTCCCATCCCTCGTCATCGATCACGTAGACCACCCAAAAGACGAGCAATAGAGACAGCGATAGCATCGCCAATCTACGGCGTAACTGTAAGCGGGAGGTTCGCCCGCGCAGTCTGTCCCGAAGTCGAATCCGTTCCTGTGATCACCACGTTATAGCTGGCCGGGATAATCGACACGATGTCTTTACAGCCACTCAGAAACAACACGCTGCAAGACATCAGCAACACCGTTAGAGCCACCAGACGCGATCGTTTACGCAGGCCCAGCAATACTCCTGGCATCATCACCGCAGCCAACACGGCCCATGAACCACGCACACTCGCGGTTGAGTTGTTTACAGCCAGCGTTAGGTTAGTGTTGTATGTTCCGGCCCCGTTGATCGCCAACGAGCTTTGACCAAACACACATGTCGCATACGCAGGCAGATTGGTACACGCTAACTGCACCGGCCCTTGCAAAGCTCCCGTCACCACAGTCGTCACCTGCACCACACCACTGCTTCCCGAAGGTAAGGAAAGCGAAGCAGGATTCACGCTGAGAGACAGCCCCGCTGCGGGAGGCAACGTCCCTCCTGCACCTGCTACCTCGTAGGCTCCACGATCAATCACAGCGGAAGGTGTGCCAGTAGCATTCTGCAAACGGTTGTTCCCCAGCAAGTCCGTCGGCAACAACGAAGGCGCATTATTGTTACCGCTATCGACTGCAGGCGACACCTTCGCCACTTGATACGGTGCGTTCCCGCTGCGAGCCACAAACTGCGGATCGACAAACAGGTTCCCATTCGTACCAGCAGGCGACGAGCAATCCGCGCTGAAGCTGGAACCTGCAGTTCCCTGCGTAAACACAAGATTGTGATCAAACACAGGCAGTGGAATCGGCTGCTGCGTACCTCGCTTGCAGTCCACCGCGCTCAAGCTGTCTGACGACGCAATGATGTTGTTGTAAAACGAAATGCTGTCATACGCATTCAACAACAGCACCTGACTGCCAGCCATCCGCGCTCCGGAAACAAGCTGCAGAACGTTATCTGCAAACGTGTTGTTCACCACCACAGTGCGTGTGCTGTGCTGGCTACCTGCCGTCAGATCGAGGTTCAGACCCGCACCAATGTCTGCATACGCCGGATTCCCCAACGTGGGATTTAGCACGTTCGCGTAGATCAGGTTCTGCACAATCTCGGCGGAGACGTCTTTGTAGAGAGCGATGGCCGATCCTGCGCCATTCGATGTATTCGCAGTGATCACATTGTTTCGAATCACCACGTGACCGGCATCCTGCACCGTGATTCCGGCGGCACTCCACACAGCGGTGTTCTGTGCAATCGTATTGTCAGAAATCTCCGCGACCTGGCCGCCAGCGGGCGCGCCCTCAATCGTGAGGCCACCACCAGCGATTCCAATGTTGCCCGTTGTATACAGCGGAATGCACCCACGCGTACGGCCACCGTTGTTCGCAGTAATCGTGTTCCCGGTGATTAGCGGCGCGCCGAAGTGAATGCCAATGCCGCAATCGGAATTTCCGGTGATCGTCGAATTCTTCACCGTGGGCGAAGCATGATCAATCCACACGCCGCCAGCATCAATCGCTGCAGTCGCCGCGCCGCCCTGTACTGTCACGTTGTCCAGTACTGACCCGCGGCCCTCGCCATGATGAAACAACACCACTGGCCCTGCGCTCGCTCCCTGAAAAATCACGCCAGAGGCTGTGCCCTGCACCGTAATCGCTTTGCCAGCAAAGTCGATTACACCGCTATAGGTTCCCGGGGCAACGGAAACGGTATCGCCATTGGAAGTCGCAGCAATCGCCTGCTGAACCGTGGGCGCATCCGCGGGCACATGAATCACTCGCTGCGCTTCGGCACTAGTCCAACAAGATGAAACAAAAAGACAAAACAACACACAGGCAGCAAAACGCAGTCGGGGAGACATAGGCGTAAGACTTCTCTGGCGAACTTTGGTAAGCGTTTCCGACAAGATCTTCAAACGCAGAAAAGCCCTGCCGAAGCAGGGCTTTCTCAAAATTAGTGAAGCTGCGATTTAAGCAGCCGGCTCGATGGAGACGAAGCGACCGTGGTTGCCACGATCGGAGAAGATCACGCGTCCGCCAACCTTGGCGAACAGGGTGTCGTCCTTGCCGCGACCGACGTTCAGACCAGCCTTGAGCGGTGTGCCACGCTGACGCACGATGATGCTGCCACCCGTGACCAACTCGCCAGCGAAGGCCTTCACGCCCAGGCGCTGCGCGTTGGAGTCACGACCGTTGGAAGAGGAACCGCCACCTTTTTTATGTGCCATTGCTTTGCCTCGTTGCGGTTGCCATCGTCTTTCAGTGACGTGGTCCGCGAATCTTCAGAAATATTGTGCCGCTGACGCGGCGAACTACCAAAACTGGAACGCAGTGGCGCGAGTTACTTGCTCTCGGCCTTGAAGCTCTTGCCGTTGACCAGGATCTCGTTGATCTTGACTTCAACGAAGTTCTGACGGTGGCCCTGCATCTTCTTGTACTGCTTCTTGCGCTTGAAGTGGAAGACCAGAATCTTGTCGCCGCGGCCTTCGCCCACGACGGAGGCGAGCACCTTGGCTCCGCCCAGTTCCTGCTCAAACTTGCCTTCTTCGGCGCTGACAGCCAGGACGTCTGCGAACTCGATCGCGCCGTCGTTGTGTTCTGTCGTTTCAATCTTCAAGGTGTCGCCGGGGGCGACACGGTACTGCTTACCACCGGTACGGATCACTGCGTACATCACAAACCTCCACGCCCGGCCGTGTTGCCGGTGCGCCTGAAACACCATGAGCTCAATATGTGAGAGGCGATACGGAGTGGTCTTTAAATCAGACCCCACCACGACGCGGCCGGATGCCCCACAGCCATGCGCCTGATGCGCCAAACCTGACAAGAATATCGTGAATCGGGGATGGGGTCAAGGGTGATTGCGTCCCAAATTGCCTCGTGCGCTAAACTCCCTTTCTCGTTATGGTTGCTGCGATCCACGCGGTGATCGATCAGGCTTTGGCAGGGTCGGAAGGCATCTGCGCGGGCAGCAGGATGCGGAAGGTGGTGCCGCTACGGCCTGGTGTGGTGCTGCTCTCAAAGTCCAGGGTTCCGCCGTGGCGCTGAATAATTTCCGCGCAGATGGAAAGTCCAAGGCCCGTACCGCCCGCTCCCTTGGTTGTAAAGAAGGGTTCCAGGATGCGCCTTTGATCATCTGCGGAGATGCCGCCGCCCGTATCAGAGACAAGCATTTCGCACCCGCCGGAAGGCGCAGGGCTGATTTTTAGAGTGAGCGTACCGCCGTGCGCGTGCATGGAATCGATTGCGTTGCCGACGAAATTGGCCAGCACCTGCCTGATTTCGCCTGCGCGACAGTAAACCGACGGAGTGGCAGGATCCCATTCGCGGACAACGACGATGCGACACTTCTCAAGACGATTCTGGAAGACAGCCAGCGTGGATTCCATGAGTTCCACCAACGAGGTCTGCGCAGGGGCGTAGGGCTGACGGTAGAACTTCAGAGTGTGCGTGGTGATTTCGGCGATGCGGCGAAGCTCGTCCTGTGCGGTTTGCAGATATTTGCGCTCTTCA is a genomic window containing:
- a CDS encoding TIGR03435 family protein, which encodes MRLSTCALVLALVVPTLHAQTKPIHVEVAVVHPHKITGDDPSNRQVIGGRFVATATTVQTLIRTAFGIDPKAIVNAPAWTESELFDMQATIADHAEITNPEQFQQLILSLLQDQFGFRFHRDQREGPVYWLVVDKPGKIGPALKETKPGTPMNMSMNGDRRIDMRVTNVSMTDFAKSIQKRAGRTVEDHTGLTGKYDFQIRWATDPSPESDDATLFTVIREQLGLRLQSAKGPIDVIVVDNVTQPVSE
- a CDS encoding ankyrin repeat domain-containing protein — encoded protein: MADRLTSMLRDFAAGRTDLISGLIEAAVDPNSEDESGVSLLQWCSYYGDVSAMRYLLSKGASLTSLGENFDLNGACFHGHWRLCKFLLEQGADPNFIDIRTGESPLHSTLCTTDRVRHDRVLEVLLYSGANPNVATKNGVETEGFMRDARTKGETPLHRAAAFGCEDTIELLLKHGARVDARDANGESPLSWASWYLRPDPILRLLCFDKFRVRPDRKSMRANLVGFPSVP
- a CDS encoding TIGR03435 family protein; translation: MSCAAQTFEAASLRLLPEGAKPDYTQLDVLDATHPGIWKAPSLLTIDLNLFEMIVTAYSVSNSGMHDALMAQLPLWAMKETYHLTTRIPEGATLADLRLMLQALLKERFALATHWDNRTMPVLLLQQAGTSTNLAPFKGMCQQQPANCTSDFRWKDGMVHMAFTGQTMSQIADTLSGLGHYMGGQKRGPIVDDTNLPGQWNSTIDFSPLMGTNETQGDTFATALKKQMGLTLKPAERPVPSLVIDHVDHPKDEQ
- a CDS encoding nitrous oxide reductase family maturation protein NosD, which gives rise to MIHVPADAPTVQQAIAATSNGDTVSVAPGTYSGVIDFAGKAITVQGTASGVIFQGASAGPVVLFHHGEGRGSVLDNVTVQGGAATAAIDAGGVWIDHASPTVKNSTITGNSDCGIGIHFGAPLITGNTITANNGGRTRGCIPLYTTGNIGIAGGGLTIEGAPAGGQVAEISDNTIAQNTAVWSAAGITVQDAGHVVIRNNVITANTSNGAGSAIALYKDVSAEIVQNLIYANVLNPTLGNPAYADIGAGLNLDLTAGSQHSTRTVVVNNTFADNVLQLVSGARMAGSQVLLLNAYDSISFYNNIIASSDSLSAVDCKRGTQQPIPLPVFDHNLVFTQGTAGSSFSADCSSPAGTNGNLFVDPQFVARSGNAPYQVAKVSPAVDSGNNNAPSLLPTDLLGNNRLQNATGTPSAVIDRGAYEVAGAGGTLPPAAGLSLSVNPASLSLPSGSSGVVQVTTVVTGALQGPVQLACTNLPAYATCVFGQSSLAINGAGTYNTNLTLAVNNSTASVRGSWAVLAAVMMPGVLLGLRKRSRLVALTVLLMSCSVLFLSGCKDIVSIIPASYNVVITGTDSTSGQTARANLPLTVTP
- the rpmA gene encoding 50S ribosomal protein L27, with the translated sequence MAHKKGGGSSSNGRDSNAQRLGVKAFAGELVTGGSIIVRQRGTPLKAGLNVGRGKDDTLFAKVGGRVIFSDRGNHGRFVSIEPAA
- the rplU gene encoding 50S ribosomal protein L21 gives rise to the protein MYAVIRTGGKQYRVAPGDTLKIETTEHNDGAIEFADVLAVSAEEGKFEQELGGAKVLASVVGEGRGDKILVFHFKRKKQYKKMQGHRQNFVEVKINEILVNGKSFKAESK